The following are encoded together in the Kribbella voronezhensis genome:
- a CDS encoding TetR/AcrR family transcriptional regulator has translation MARVAAEVRRAELVQAAIRVATREGLAATTTRRIAQELDISVGIVHYCFRSKEELLHEVIRVITEAQIVAAREAIVPGADLASSVRNAFLGFWQLVEATPEAQLLTYELTSWALRNAETEPLAREQRASQLAGIVEILAEVSSATGVQWSLPTEQLARMTLAITDGVTLGWLVDRDTKSAVQALEAFADQLLASAL, from the coding sequence ATGGCGCGGGTAGCGGCCGAGGTGCGGCGAGCGGAGCTGGTGCAGGCCGCCATCCGGGTCGCCACCCGGGAGGGCCTGGCCGCGACCACCACTCGGCGGATCGCGCAGGAGCTGGACATCTCGGTCGGCATCGTGCACTACTGCTTCCGGTCCAAGGAAGAACTGCTGCACGAGGTGATCCGGGTGATCACCGAAGCCCAGATCGTCGCCGCGCGGGAAGCGATCGTGCCTGGCGCCGATCTCGCGTCGAGTGTGCGGAACGCGTTCCTCGGCTTCTGGCAGCTGGTCGAGGCGACGCCGGAGGCGCAGTTGCTGACGTACGAGCTGACCAGCTGGGCCTTGCGGAACGCCGAGACCGAACCACTCGCCCGGGAGCAGCGAGCGAGTCAGCTGGCCGGGATCGTCGAGATCCTCGCCGAGGTGTCGAGCGCAACCGGTGTCCAGTGGTCCCTGCCGACCGAGCAGCTGGCCCGGATGACGCTGGCGATCACCGACGGCGTGACGCTGGGCTGGCTGGTCGACCGGGACACGAAGTCCGCAGTACAGGCGCTGGAGGCGTTCGCCGATCAATTGCTTGCTTCGGCACTCTGA